From the genome of Nocardia sp. NBC_01503, one region includes:
- a CDS encoding alpha/beta hydrolase produces the protein MSSTIAVVPFTVALSQSPPLAPPPAPHAPAGSGHRGGFQHGLSLLHGWVPQVAMFLAVFFLVVAIARFTRRWWLLWVPVCVAISAGVTWVAWAYMNDEGLASDPAPVLLWVCIGMIAAAVGLVVVGWQDGAWWQRIAAVLAIPLALVNALIVLDQWVGYYPTVQSAWAAATAEALPHQTGLASLSGLRNTNVGSGRIVPVDIPESGSHFKHRREYVYLPPAWFAGPTPPALPVVMMIGGEFNTPADWVRSGQIMPAVDDFVNGNNGQAPVLVFVDSGGSFNNDTECVNGTRGDAADHLTNDVPDYMKSTFGVSADPARWAAVGWSMGGTCAADLAVMHPELLHTFLDIAGDLGPTAGNKEQTVRRLYGGNADAWAQFDPQTVMAKHGPYSDMVGVFDDLTPPQRQGGQGGNRGGNFRPKQPAAEDDSVGLGGHDGVFDTGELGAANTLCEDGRHVGIDCTVNTTEGGHTWQFASSAFTSTLPWLTARLGLPVPNLS, from the coding sequence ATGTCATCGACAATCGCCGTCGTGCCGTTCACCGTTGCGCTGTCGCAGAGTCCGCCGCTGGCCCCTCCTCCCGCGCCACACGCACCGGCGGGTTCGGGGCATCGGGGTGGTTTCCAGCACGGGCTTTCGCTCTTGCACGGTTGGGTGCCGCAGGTCGCCATGTTCTTGGCGGTGTTCTTCCTGGTGGTGGCGATCGCGCGGTTCACGCGCCGCTGGTGGCTGCTGTGGGTACCGGTCTGCGTGGCGATCTCGGCCGGGGTGACCTGGGTGGCCTGGGCGTATATGAACGACGAAGGGCTGGCGTCGGATCCGGCCCCCGTACTGCTGTGGGTCTGCATCGGGATGATCGCGGCGGCGGTCGGCCTGGTGGTGGTGGGCTGGCAGGACGGAGCGTGGTGGCAGCGGATCGCGGCGGTACTGGCCATACCGCTGGCCCTGGTGAACGCCTTGATCGTGCTGGACCAGTGGGTGGGGTACTACCCGACGGTGCAGTCGGCGTGGGCCGCGGCGACCGCCGAGGCGCTGCCGCATCAGACCGGCCTGGCGTCGCTGTCGGGTCTGCGGAATACCAATGTTGGCTCGGGTCGTATTGTGCCGGTGGATATTCCGGAATCGGGCAGTCATTTCAAGCATCGCCGCGAGTACGTGTACCTGCCGCCCGCGTGGTTCGCGGGGCCCACGCCGCCCGCGCTGCCGGTGGTCATGATGATCGGCGGCGAGTTCAACACCCCGGCGGATTGGGTGCGCAGCGGTCAGATCATGCCCGCCGTCGACGATTTCGTAAATGGGAACAACGGCCAGGCCCCGGTGCTGGTGTTCGTCGACTCCGGCGGCAGTTTCAACAATGACACCGAGTGCGTGAACGGCACTCGCGGTGATGCCGCCGACCATCTCACCAATGATGTTCCGGACTATATGAAGTCGACCTTCGGGGTATCGGCCGATCCGGCGCGGTGGGCGGCGGTGGGCTGGTCCATGGGCGGCACCTGCGCGGCGGATCTGGCCGTCATGCACCCCGAATTACTGCACACCTTCCTCGATATCGCGGGTGATCTCGGGCCGACGGCGGGTAACAAGGAGCAGACGGTGCGCCGTCTCTACGGCGGAAATGCCGATGCCTGGGCACAATTCGATCCGCAGACGGTGATGGCGAAGCATGGACCGTACTCGGATATGGTCGGCGTCTTCGACGATCTGACTCCGCCGCAGCGGCAGGGCGGTCAGGGTGGTAATCGCGGCGGTAACTTCCGGCCGAAACAGCCTGCGGCAGAGGATGATTCGGTCGGCCTCGGCGGGCACGACGGCGTCTTCGACACCGGTGAACTCGGCGCGGCGAACACCCTGTGCGAGGACGGCCGCCACGTCGGCATCGACTGCACGGTGAATACCACCGAGGGCGGCCACACCTGGCAGTTCGCATCCTCGGCGTTCACCTCGACGCTGCCCTGGTTGACCGCCCGGCTGGGGTTACCGGTTCCGAACCTGTCCTAG
- a CDS encoding SRPBCC family protein, giving the protein MGQVSASSSIVVAADPKHALDAIADYESVRPRINSSHYENYKVIEGGKGAGTVVDWTLKATEKRSRNVHATVSVSDSMVTERDSNSSMVTTWTVTPQGGGSLVTTRTSWKGAGGIGGIFEGIFAPLGLKKIQAEVLENLKRELA; this is encoded by the coding sequence GTGGGACAGGTCAGCGCCTCCAGTTCGATCGTCGTAGCAGCGGATCCGAAGCACGCACTCGACGCGATCGCGGATTACGAGTCGGTGCGGCCGCGCATCAACTCCTCGCATTACGAGAACTACAAGGTGATCGAGGGCGGCAAGGGTGCGGGCACCGTTGTGGATTGGACGCTGAAGGCCACCGAGAAGCGGTCACGCAATGTGCACGCCACCGTCTCGGTCTCGGATTCCATGGTGACGGAACGGGATTCGAACTCCTCCATGGTCACCACCTGGACGGTCACCCCGCAGGGCGGCGGGTCGCTGGTCACCACGCGCACCAGCTGGAAGGGCGCGGGCGGCATCGGCGGCATCTTCGAAGGCATCTTCGCACCCCTCGGCCTGAAGAAGATCCAGGCCGAGGTGCTGGAGAACCTGAAGCGGGAACTGGCCTAG
- a CDS encoding FAD-binding oxidoreductase, which produces MSLLGKAGRAPAAQESGFAAHQAGVDRLLASYRAIPRDANVRLAKKTSNLFRARAENTAPGLDVSGLTQVIAVDPQAKTADVAGMTTYEDLVAVTLRYGLAPLVVPQLKTITLGGAVTGLGIESTSFRNGLPHESVLEIDVLTGAGEIITATPDGEYADLFHGFPNSYGTLGYSTRLKIQLEAVEPYVALRHIRFHELRELETTMAQIIADHSYAGERVDYLDGVVFTADESYLVLGRGTDEPGPVSDYTDMDIFYRSIQHDSAEPKRDRLTIADYLWRWDTDWFWCSRAFGAQNPKIRRFWPKKYRRSSFYWKLIALDHKYHIGDRMEARQGNLPRERVVQDIEVPIERTADFLDWFLREIPIEPIWLCPLRLRAPSDSRLAGADGPERPWPLYPLEPDRNYVNVGFWSAVPTTPGQQEGAANRAIEHEVSELDGHKSLYSDSYYAQDEFAELYYGGDTYAQLKRTYDPDSRLLDLYSKAVQRK; this is translated from the coding sequence TTGAGTCTGTTGGGGAAGGCTGGCCGCGCACCAGCCGCGCAAGAATCAGGGTTCGCCGCGCATCAGGCCGGAGTCGATCGACTCCTGGCCTCCTATCGCGCGATACCGCGCGATGCGAACGTCCGACTGGCCAAGAAGACCTCCAATCTGTTTCGCGCCCGGGCCGAGAACACCGCACCCGGCCTGGACGTCTCCGGATTGACGCAGGTCATCGCGGTGGACCCGCAGGCCAAGACCGCCGACGTAGCGGGCATGACCACCTATGAGGATCTGGTCGCCGTCACCCTGCGGTACGGACTCGCGCCGCTGGTGGTACCGCAGCTCAAGACCATCACCCTCGGCGGCGCGGTCACCGGACTCGGTATCGAATCGACCTCGTTCCGCAACGGTCTACCGCACGAATCCGTCCTCGAGATCGATGTCCTCACCGGCGCCGGGGAGATCATCACCGCGACACCGGACGGCGAGTACGCCGATCTCTTCCACGGTTTCCCCAACTCCTACGGCACCCTCGGCTACTCCACTCGGTTGAAGATTCAGCTCGAAGCGGTCGAACCCTATGTGGCCCTGCGGCACATAAGGTTTCATGAACTGCGGGAGTTGGAAACAACCATGGCGCAGATAATCGCGGACCACTCGTACGCCGGAGAGCGGGTCGACTACCTCGACGGCGTGGTCTTCACCGCCGACGAGAGCTACCTGGTGCTCGGCCGCGGGACCGATGAACCCGGTCCGGTCAGCGATTACACCGATATGGACATCTTCTACCGGTCCATCCAGCACGATTCGGCCGAGCCCAAGCGTGATCGCCTCACCATCGCGGATTACCTGTGGCGCTGGGACACCGACTGGTTCTGGTGCTCGCGCGCCTTCGGCGCACAGAACCCGAAGATCCGCCGGTTCTGGCCGAAGAAGTACCGGCGCAGCAGTTTCTACTGGAAGCTCATCGCGCTCGATCACAAGTACCACATCGGTGACCGGATGGAGGCCCGCCAGGGCAATCTGCCGCGCGAACGCGTGGTGCAGGACATCGAGGTGCCCATCGAGCGCACCGCGGACTTCCTGGATTGGTTCCTGCGCGAAATCCCGATCGAGCCGATCTGGCTGTGCCCCTTGCGATTGCGAGCTCCGTCCGATTCCCGGCTCGCCGGGGCAGACGGCCCGGAGCGCCCTTGGCCGCTCTACCCGCTCGAGCCCGATCGCAACTATGTGAACGTCGGCTTCTGGTCGGCCGTGCCGACCACGCCGGGACAGCAGGAGGGCGCGGCCAACCGCGCCATCGAACACGAGGTGTCCGAGCTGGACGGCCACAAGTCGCTCTACTCGGACTCCTACTACGCGCAGGACGAGTTCGCCGAGCTGTACTACGGCGGCGACACCTACGCCCAACTCAAGCGAACCTACGACCCGGATTCTCGTCTACTGGATCTGTATTCGAAGGCGGTGCAACGCAAGTGA
- the recR gene encoding recombination mediator RecR: MYEGPVQDLIDELGKLPGVGPKSAQRIAFHLLGVEPPEIDRLQAALQKVRDGVRFCAVCGTVSDGELCRICSDPRRDRTMICVVEEPKDVQAIERTREFRGRYHVLGGALDPLSGVGPDQLRIRELLQRIGNQDDGVDVSEVIIATDPNTEGEATATYLVRMLRDFPGLSVTRLASGLPMGGDLEFADELTLGRALSGRRAL; encoded by the coding sequence ATGTACGAAGGTCCGGTTCAGGATCTCATCGACGAGCTGGGCAAACTGCCCGGCGTCGGCCCGAAGAGCGCGCAGCGCATCGCTTTTCACCTACTGGGCGTGGAGCCGCCGGAGATCGACCGCCTGCAGGCGGCGCTGCAGAAGGTGCGCGACGGCGTACGGTTCTGTGCCGTCTGCGGCACGGTCTCCGATGGCGAGCTCTGCCGTATCTGCTCCGACCCGCGTCGCGATCGCACCATGATCTGTGTGGTCGAGGAGCCCAAGGACGTACAGGCCATCGAGCGCACCCGGGAATTCCGCGGCCGCTATCACGTGCTCGGCGGCGCCTTGGATCCATTGTCCGGTGTCGGCCCGGATCAACTCCGTATTCGGGAGCTTTTGCAGCGCATCGGAAACCAGGATGACGGTGTCGATGTCAGCGAGGTGATCATCGCGACCGACCCCAATACCGAGGGTGAGGCGACGGCCACCTATCTGGTCCGCATGCTCCGGGATTTCCCCGGACTCAGTGTCACCCGCCTGGCGTCGGGCCTCCCGATGGGCGGAGACCTGGAATTCGCCGACGAATTGACCCTGGGCCGGGCACTTTCCGGCCGCCGGGCGTTGTAA
- a CDS encoding VOC family protein, with amino-acid sequence MGLKIAHITVDCADAAELADFWAQLLERTVDPGGNAQFATVGESTGHSPALMFIQVPDKTPGKNVIHLDLTADDLPAQHERAVALGAKHIADFDEYGVIWSTFADPEGNLFDIAAEQTSD; translated from the coding sequence ATGGGATTGAAGATCGCCCACATCACCGTCGACTGCGCCGACGCCGCCGAACTCGCGGACTTCTGGGCGCAGCTGCTGGAGCGCACCGTCGATCCGGGCGGCAACGCGCAATTCGCGACCGTCGGCGAGAGCACCGGCCACTCCCCCGCGCTGATGTTCATCCAGGTCCCGGACAAGACGCCGGGCAAGAATGTGATCCACCTGGATCTGACCGCGGATGATCTGCCCGCGCAGCACGAACGCGCGGTTGCCCTCGGCGCCAAGCACATCGCCGATTTCGACGAGTACGGGGTGATCTGGTCGACCTTCGCCGACCCCGAGGGCAACCTGTTCGATATCGCGGCCGAGCAGACGTCCGACTAG
- a CDS encoding MerR family transcriptional regulator has product MTATVPIGEFSRLSYLSVKALRYYHEIELLAPATVDPSTGYRFYSTDQVEQAHLIRRLRELNMPVPEIKAVLSAPDRTARDTALRAHLERMEAELTRTRDVVASLRALLLPPSDKPLHVEYRSVASHPVLSVTATVARDGIDEWCGTSFATLYESLEAAGVQPAGPGGATYALEFFEHDRGEVVAFVPVAPADRDRARAVGTVVELPARHFAVAVHHGPFTDFDLSYGALGSHVAEHDTALAEPVRELYLAGPGDVAEADYITEICWPIGRL; this is encoded by the coding sequence ATGACAGCGACGGTTCCGATCGGGGAGTTCTCCCGGCTCAGCTACCTCAGTGTGAAAGCACTGCGCTACTACCACGAGATCGAATTGCTGGCCCCGGCCACGGTGGATCCGAGCACCGGGTACCGGTTCTACTCGACCGATCAGGTGGAGCAGGCGCATCTCATTCGGCGGTTGCGCGAGCTGAATATGCCGGTGCCGGAGATCAAAGCGGTGCTCTCCGCACCGGATCGCACGGCGCGCGATACCGCACTGCGGGCACATCTGGAGCGCATGGAAGCCGAACTCACCCGCACCCGCGATGTGGTGGCCTCACTGCGAGCCCTGCTGCTACCACCGAGCGACAAGCCGCTGCACGTCGAATACCGTTCCGTCGCAAGTCATCCCGTGCTGTCGGTGACCGCGACGGTGGCTCGCGACGGGATCGACGAATGGTGCGGGACCAGCTTCGCCACGCTGTATGAGTCGCTGGAGGCCGCTGGGGTACAGCCCGCCGGTCCGGGCGGCGCGACGTACGCGCTGGAGTTCTTCGAACACGACCGCGGCGAGGTGGTGGCCTTCGTGCCCGTCGCTCCGGCCGATCGGGACCGCGCGCGAGCCGTCGGCACCGTGGTCGAGCTACCCGCCCGGCACTTCGCCGTGGCCGTGCATCACGGCCCGTTCACCGACTTCGACCTCAGCTACGGCGCGCTCGGCAGTCATGTCGCCGAACACGACACCGCCCTGGCGGAACCCGTACGCGAGCTCTACCTGGCCGGCCCCGGCGATGTCGCCGAGGCCGACTACATCACCGAAATCTGCTGGCCCATCGGCCGGCTCTGA
- a CDS encoding YbaB/EbfC family nucleoid-associated protein, giving the protein MQPGGEFDIQQLMAQAQQMQAAVMAAQQEIAQSEVDGEAGGGLVRAKIRATGEVLSLTIDPKVVDPEDVDTLQDLIIGALNDAMENAQQLAADRLGPLAGGLGGGALPGF; this is encoded by the coding sequence GTGCAACCCGGTGGAGAGTTCGATATCCAGCAGTTGATGGCCCAGGCCCAGCAGATGCAGGCAGCCGTGATGGCCGCACAGCAGGAGATCGCCCAGTCCGAGGTCGATGGCGAGGCGGGCGGTGGCCTGGTGCGCGCCAAGATCCGCGCCACCGGTGAGGTGCTGTCGCTGACCATCGACCCCAAGGTGGTCGATCCCGAGGATGTCGACACCCTGCAGGATCTGATCATCGGCGCGCTCAATGACGCCATGGAGAATGCCCAGCAGTTGGCGGCCGATCGGCTCGGCCCGCTCGCCGGTGGTCTCGGCGGCGGCGCGCTCCCGGGCTTCTGA
- a CDS encoding class I SAM-dependent methyltransferase — translation MTTFKDRSDVFAELGTKLTIAEIFETLIDGPVPIRFTAYDGSSTGPQDSEFGLEIINPRGVNYVANAPGDLGMARAYISGDMIAHGVHAGDPYELLKAMAGLKFRRPTAMQLVVIARSLGWELLKPVAPPPQETLPRWRRIALEGLRHSKTRDAEAIHHHYDVSNTFYEYVLGPSMTYTCAVYEDEKWTLEQAQENKYRLVFDKLNLKPGDRLLDIGCGWGGMVRYAAKKGVKVIGATLSAEQAEWAQQKIAEEGLSELAEVRHSDYRDVREGDFDAVSSIGLTEHIGVHNYPAYFEFIKSKLRVGGTFLNHSITRPDNTRTTKAGDFIDRYVFPDGELSGSGRIISDIQNVGLEVLHEENLRQHYALTLAEWCDNLVKNWEAAVDEVGEGTAKVWGLYMAGCQLGFERNVVQLHQVLGVKLGSDQTWTVPLRPWWRA, via the coding sequence GTGACCACGTTCAAGGATCGTTCCGACGTATTCGCCGAGCTCGGAACAAAACTCACCATTGCCGAGATCTTCGAGACCCTCATCGACGGCCCGGTCCCGATCCGCTTCACCGCGTACGACGGCAGCAGCACCGGCCCGCAGGACTCCGAATTCGGCCTGGAGATCATCAACCCGCGCGGGGTCAACTACGTCGCCAACGCACCCGGTGATCTGGGCATGGCCCGCGCCTACATCTCCGGTGACATGATCGCGCACGGCGTGCACGCGGGCGACCCGTACGAACTGCTGAAGGCCATGGCGGGCTTGAAGTTCCGGCGCCCCACCGCCATGCAGCTGGTCGTCATCGCACGCTCGCTCGGCTGGGAACTGCTCAAGCCGGTCGCCCCGCCGCCGCAGGAGACCCTGCCGCGCTGGCGGCGCATCGCCCTGGAAGGCTTGCGGCACAGCAAGACTCGTGACGCCGAGGCCATCCACCACCACTACGACGTCTCGAACACCTTCTACGAGTACGTGCTCGGCCCCTCCATGACCTACACCTGTGCGGTCTACGAGGACGAGAAGTGGACCCTGGAGCAGGCACAGGAGAACAAGTACCGACTCGTCTTCGACAAGCTCAACCTGAAGCCCGGCGACCGGCTGCTCGATATCGGCTGTGGCTGGGGCGGCATGGTGCGCTATGCCGCCAAGAAGGGCGTAAAGGTCATCGGCGCAACGCTTTCCGCGGAGCAGGCCGAGTGGGCGCAGCAGAAGATCGCCGAGGAGGGCCTATCCGAACTGGCCGAGGTGCGGCACTCGGATTACCGTGATGTGCGCGAGGGTGACTTCGACGCCGTCTCCTCCATCGGGCTCACCGAGCACATCGGGGTGCACAACTACCCGGCCTACTTCGAATTCATCAAATCCAAGCTGCGGGTCGGCGGCACCTTCCTGAACCACTCCATCACCCGTCCGGACAACACCCGCACCACCAAGGCGGGCGACTTCATCGACCGGTACGTCTTCCCGGACGGCGAACTCTCCGGCTCCGGCCGCATCATCTCCGATATCCAGAATGTGGGTCTCGAGGTGCTGCACGAGGAGAACCTGCGCCAGCACTACGCCCTCACCCTCGCCGAATGGTGCGACAACCTGGTGAAGAACTGGGAGGCGGCCGTCGACGAGGTCGGCGAGGGCACCGCCAAGGTCTGGGGCCTGTATATGGCGGGCTGCCAACTCGGCTTCGAACGCAATGTGGTGCAGCTGCACCAGGTACTCGGCGTCAAGCTCGGCTCGGACCAGACCTGGACGGTACCGCTACGACCGTGGTGGAGGGCCTAG
- a CDS encoding protein kinase domain-containing protein codes for MEPQPRPGESGSDSTRPETATQAYVPMSLTDELEAMGLFDAEEVGRGGFGVVYRCTQRVLDRIVAVKVLSTEIDEESRERFLREEHAMGRLSGHPNIVDILQVDVTASGRPYIVMPYATHGSLEQLVRDSGPLTWSDSLRVGVKLAGAIETAHRAEVLHRDVKPANVLLSRYGEPQLTDFGIARIPGGFRTSTSLITGSPAFTAPEVLKGDEPTVRSDVYGLGSTLFALLTGHAAYERQAGEKIVAQFLRITSQPLPDLREQEIPPDVAAAIEAAMSPDPRDRPESAVEFGELLRAVQTGHGQVPDEMALLDGSVAGESAASDATQQYSGRTMMNSPRNRSLTLRPSTSPSGTYSPMGGSFTPSGNTLPPTAATKFRPPTPAREPVPRRRLLETLRAGGRRRLAVIHGPAGFGKSTLAAQWCAELTDRGVAVAWIGIDRYDDNEVWLLAHIIAAIRRVRPELGAGLEQVLEERPAEAVPYAISALIDEVHAGGNTIVVVVDDWHRVTDTGAHRVMDALLDNGCHHLRFVITSRERSGLPLSRMQVADELVEIEGERLSFTAEETRQILVDRTGLPLTDRQVEQIYTATDGWPAAIQLASLSLRAAEADADQLIARISGDSKAIREYLAENVLDSLEPAMLDFLAAISVPERVNASLAAAMSGSAEAGELLEQAEQRELFVHRLSDDPSWYRMQPMVAEHLRARLERAQPGQVKALHRKASRWYAEHQLLRQSVDHALAATDFKFALDLVENGGMDLIDRSRLATLFGTVSKLPVQQVTSRSKLLMALARANVNLQQSGAARTALGRLSSMLARSSPTDAEAVNQRCQAAVLDAADQVARDRTDGVLDKLADTLRLADELPPWTVSTAANLASFVRLCEFDFDGARRMQEWAAPYHALSADPLGEVFGLCGQGDAAYEQLDIDSATTYFEQAWQVARDRSGPHSQPVRVAAALLGDLAYRRNDLEGAERLLDQSYQLATHVGPVDFLISTFVIGARVKAVHGDLDTAAARLEEGGRIALDRKLIRLAAHIRAERFRLGLPPDQLTAGLVTDPMVRPLRRLAGASVLAVEAEEFAAVRALLSRHYRGDHRGDSDDLAPLGTDDTAVKRARALHARIREKNRPRAEMDAALLLAECLSASGWVGESIAVLTPVVIRFADLGWSRPLIDAGPGVQNILRTMRTQLPLIDIGNPENPELPRAFLDSLL; via the coding sequence ATGGAACCACAGCCGCGGCCGGGGGAATCCGGGAGCGACTCTACTCGGCCCGAAACCGCCACGCAGGCATACGTTCCCATGAGCCTTACCGATGAGCTCGAGGCCATGGGACTCTTCGATGCCGAGGAGGTCGGTCGTGGCGGCTTCGGGGTGGTGTACCGCTGTACGCAGCGGGTATTGGATCGAATCGTCGCGGTCAAGGTGCTTTCCACCGAGATAGACGAGGAGAGCCGGGAGCGCTTTCTGCGCGAGGAGCACGCCATGGGGCGGCTCTCCGGACATCCGAATATCGTCGATATCCTGCAGGTGGATGTGACGGCCAGCGGGCGGCCGTACATTGTGATGCCCTATGCCACGCACGGTTCGCTGGAGCAGTTGGTCCGCGATAGCGGCCCGCTGACCTGGTCGGATTCCCTGCGCGTCGGGGTGAAGCTGGCGGGCGCGATCGAGACCGCGCATCGCGCCGAGGTGCTGCACCGGGATGTGAAGCCGGCGAATGTGCTGCTCAGCCGTTATGGCGAACCGCAGCTGACAGATTTCGGTATCGCACGGATACCGGGTGGTTTCCGCACCTCGACCAGTTTGATCACCGGTTCGCCCGCGTTCACCGCGCCCGAGGTGCTCAAGGGTGACGAGCCGACCGTGCGCTCGGATGTCTACGGTCTCGGATCCACCCTGTTCGCCCTGCTGACCGGGCACGCCGCTTACGAACGGCAGGCGGGGGAGAAGATCGTCGCGCAATTCCTGCGTATCACCTCCCAGCCGTTGCCGGATTTACGCGAACAGGAGATCCCACCGGATGTCGCGGCGGCGATCGAGGCGGCCATGTCACCGGATCCGCGGGATCGGCCGGAGTCGGCGGTGGAGTTCGGCGAGCTGCTGCGCGCGGTGCAGACCGGGCATGGGCAGGTACCGGACGAAATGGCGCTGCTGGACGGGAGTGTCGCGGGCGAGAGCGCCGCATCCGATGCCACCCAGCAGTATTCGGGCCGCACAATGATGAACTCGCCGCGCAACAGATCGCTGACCTTGCGCCCCTCCACCTCGCCGAGCGGCACCTATTCGCCGATGGGCGGGTCCTTCACGCCGAGTGGCAACACGCTACCGCCCACTGCCGCAACGAAATTCCGGCCACCGACGCCCGCGCGCGAACCCGTGCCGCGGCGGCGACTTCTCGAGACACTGCGTGCGGGTGGCCGTCGGCGACTCGCGGTCATTCATGGGCCCGCTGGATTCGGTAAGAGCACGCTGGCCGCGCAGTGGTGCGCCGAGCTCACCGATCGCGGGGTGGCGGTGGCTTGGATCGGCATCGACCGGTATGACGACAATGAGGTGTGGCTGCTCGCGCACATCATCGCCGCCATTCGCCGCGTGCGGCCCGAGCTCGGGGCCGGGCTGGAGCAGGTATTGGAGGAGCGGCCCGCCGAGGCGGTGCCGTACGCCATCTCCGCGCTCATCGACGAGGTGCACGCGGGCGGCAACACCATTGTCGTGGTGGTGGACGATTGGCATCGGGTGACCGATACCGGTGCGCATCGGGTGATGGACGCCCTGCTCGACAATGGCTGTCACCATCTGCGTTTCGTGATCACCAGCCGAGAGCGCTCCGGACTGCCGTTGAGCCGTATGCAGGTCGCCGACGAACTGGTCGAGATCGAGGGTGAGCGACTGAGTTTCACCGCTGAGGAGACCCGGCAGATCCTGGTGGATCGGACCGGGCTGCCGTTGACCGATCGGCAGGTCGAGCAGATCTACACCGCGACCGACGGCTGGCCCGCCGCCATTCAGCTGGCAAGTCTTTCACTGCGCGCGGCCGAGGCCGACGCGGATCAACTGATAGCCCGAATCTCGGGGGACAGCAAGGCGATTCGCGAGTACCTCGCCGAGAATGTGCTGGACTCGCTGGAACCGGCGATGCTCGACTTCCTGGCCGCCATCTCGGTGCCCGAGCGGGTCAACGCCTCGCTCGCCGCGGCGATGAGCGGCAGCGCCGAGGCCGGTGAGCTGCTGGAGCAGGCCGAACAGCGGGAGCTGTTCGTACACCGCCTCTCCGATGATCCTTCCTGGTATCGCATGCAGCCCATGGTGGCCGAACATCTGCGCGCCCGGTTGGAGCGTGCCCAGCCCGGTCAGGTGAAAGCCCTGCACCGCAAGGCTTCCCGTTGGTACGCCGAGCATCAGCTGCTGCGGCAGTCGGTGGATCACGCATTGGCGGCGACCGATTTCAAGTTCGCGCTGGATCTGGTCGAGAACGGCGGGATGGATCTCATCGACCGCTCCAGGCTGGCGACCCTCTTCGGGACGGTGTCGAAATTGCCTGTGCAGCAGGTGACTTCGCGCAGCAAGCTATTGATGGCGTTGGCGCGCGCGAATGTGAACCTGCAGCAGTCGGGCGCGGCGCGGACCGCGCTGGGCCGCCTGTCCAGCATGCTGGCGCGCAGTTCGCCCACCGATGCCGAGGCGGTGAATCAGCGTTGTCAGGCCGCGGTTCTGGACGCCGCCGATCAGGTGGCGCGGGATCGCACCGACGGTGTGCTGGACAAGCTCGCCGATACGCTGCGCCTGGCCGATGAATTGCCACCGTGGACGGTGTCCACAGCGGCGAATCTGGCCTCCTTCGTGCGACTGTGCGAGTTCGACTTCGACGGCGCACGCCGTATGCAGGAGTGGGCGGCCCCGTATCACGCGCTCTCCGCCGATCCGCTCGGCGAGGTGTTCGGGTTGTGCGGTCAGGGCGATGCCGCCTATGAACAACTCGATATTGACTCTGCCACAACATATTTCGAACAGGCATGGCAGGTCGCGAGGGATCGCTCCGGTCCGCACTCGCAGCCTGTGCGGGTGGCGGCGGCGCTGCTCGGCGACCTCGCCTACCGCCGAAATGATCTGGAGGGGGCCGAACGCCTGCTGGATCAGAGTTATCAGCTCGCCACCCATGTCGGCCCGGTCGATTTCCTGATCAGCACGTTCGTCATCGGCGCACGGGTGAAGGCGGTGCACGGCGATCTCGACACCGCCGCCGCCCGCCTTGAGGAGGGTGGGCGAATAGCGTTGGATCGCAAGCTGATCCGGCTCGCGGCGCATATCCGCGCCGAGCGTTTCCGGCTGGGCCTGCCGCCGGATCAGCTCACCGCGGGGCTGGTCACCGATCCCATGGTCCGACCGTTGCGGCGATTGGCCGGTGCCTCCGTGCTGGCCGTGGAGGCGGAGGAGTTCGCTGCCGTCCGTGCCCTGCTGTCCCGGCACTATCGCGGCGATCATCGCGGCGACTCCGATGATCTCGCGCCGCTGGGTACCGATGACACAGCGGTGAAGCGGGCGCGCGCCCTGCACGCTCGGATTCGCGAGAAGAACCGTCCGCGGGCGGAAATGGATGCGGCGCTGCTGCTCGCGGAGTGCCTATCGGCCTCCGGGTGGGTGGGCGAATCCATCGCGGTCCTCACCCCCGTGGTAATCCGCTTCGCCGATCTCGGCTGGTCTCGCCCCCTGATCGACGCGGGTCCCGGGGTGCAGAACATCCTGCGCACCATGCGCACCCAGCTCCCGCTGATCGATATCGGCAACCCCGAAAACCCTGAACTGCCAAGGGCGTTTCTCGACAGCCTGTTATAG